The following proteins are encoded in a genomic region of Roseinatronobacter sp. S2:
- a CDS encoding glycoside hydrolase family 3 N-terminal domain-containing protein has protein sequence MKTTLLATTALVAGMVQGAAAQDMQQPEIATRAKAVIEQDGLQFRDANGNGTLDPYEDWRLPVAERVADLLARMSLEERAGMLLIDTLAAGCEGTADGTPADEFLNVHHMTRFILRNTVAETAAPCEGRAPRGGFAVTAEQLAGFANDVQEMAEARPLGIPVLFKDNARNHLETDPRFGIGGGAGAMTAFPKELGIAAAVLGTGGLEPVTALTDVMSAEWRALGIRGMYGYMADLATEPRWYRVHETFGENSTLTGDIIEGLISGLQGGPVGPQTAVALTLKHFPGGGPQEQGLDPHYSFGQRQVYHSGAFEDHLAPFRRAIDAGLGAVMPYYGIPVDVTYDGEGLEAVGFSFSSQTVNWLLREQLGFQGYVNSDTGIIQARAWGKEDATVAERVALAINSGNDVLSGFSNVDEILGLVAEDLVSENRITEAAGRLLSEQFALGLFENPYVDAAAVRQIVANPDHLAKAAEVQRQSVVLLQNDGVLPLSPDARIYALNTDAAIIEGLGLSVTDGTAGADAERPSAQGYDAAVIRVYVRNTGTSGYRSNDAETGANPVHLNPRTGNVWGAEDPCNVVPDLNPVCADDGQLGGPQAPALGLLFGGAFPWETDALSFTAMAAAQSWDIFPTLDTLQAVMDEVGADRTILAIDFRNPYVIDAESGLRDAGALLATFGVNDAALMDVLTGGFAPVGRMPFALAENLDAVINNHSDAPGYPEGDTLFPYGHGLSYQ, from the coding sequence TTGAAAACCACACTTCTTGCCACCACCGCGCTTGTCGCGGGGATGGTGCAGGGCGCTGCTGCACAGGACATGCAGCAGCCCGAAATTGCGACCCGCGCCAAAGCTGTGATCGAACAGGACGGCCTGCAATTCCGCGATGCCAACGGCAACGGCACGCTGGACCCTTATGAAGACTGGCGATTGCCGGTGGCCGAGCGTGTGGCGGATTTGCTGGCGCGGATGTCGCTGGAAGAGCGCGCGGGCATGCTGCTGATCGACACGCTGGCCGCAGGCTGTGAAGGCACGGCTGACGGCACGCCCGCAGATGAGTTTCTGAATGTCCATCACATGACACGGTTCATTTTGCGCAACACCGTGGCTGAAACCGCCGCACCGTGCGAAGGGCGCGCGCCGCGTGGCGGCTTCGCTGTCACGGCGGAACAACTGGCGGGTTTTGCCAATGATGTGCAGGAAATGGCCGAGGCGCGGCCACTGGGTATTCCAGTGCTGTTCAAGGATAATGCGCGCAACCATCTTGAAACCGACCCCCGTTTCGGGATTGGCGGGGGCGCAGGCGCGATGACGGCCTTTCCCAAGGAGTTGGGAATTGCGGCGGCGGTTCTGGGAACCGGCGGGCTGGAACCGGTGACTGCCCTGACCGATGTGATGTCGGCGGAATGGCGCGCCTTGGGCATTCGCGGGATGTATGGCTATATGGCCGATCTGGCGACGGAACCGCGTTGGTACCGCGTGCATGAAACCTTTGGCGAAAACAGCACCCTGACCGGTGATATCATCGAGGGGCTGATTTCGGGGTTGCAGGGCGGGCCAGTCGGGCCGCAAACTGCCGTTGCGCTGACGTTGAAACACTTTCCCGGTGGCGGGCCGCAGGAACAGGGGCTTGACCCGCATTATTCCTTCGGACAGCGACAGGTCTATCACTCCGGCGCGTTTGAGGACCATCTGGCACCATTCCGCCGCGCCATCGATGCCGGTCTGGGCGCGGTCATGCCGTATTATGGCATTCCCGTTGATGTGACCTATGACGGGGAAGGGCTGGAAGCGGTGGGATTTTCCTTCTCGTCGCAGACCGTCAACTGGCTGTTGCGCGAACAGCTGGGCTTTCAGGGCTATGTGAATTCGGACACGGGCATCATTCAGGCGCGGGCATGGGGCAAGGAAGACGCCACTGTGGCTGAACGCGTGGCGTTGGCCATCAACAGCGGAAATGACGTGCTGTCGGGCTTTTCCAATGTTGATGAAATTCTGGGTCTGGTCGCGGAGGATCTGGTAAGCGAGAACCGCATTACCGAAGCTGCGGGGCGTTTGTTGTCCGAACAGTTCGCGCTGGGATTGTTTGAAAACCCCTATGTGGATGCCGCAGCCGTTCGTCAGATCGTTGCAAACCCGGATCATCTTGCAAAGGCGGCCGAGGTGCAGCGCCAGTCGGTCGTGCTGTTACAAAATGACGGAGTGTTGCCGCTTTCCCCGGATGCCAGGATTTATGCGCTGAACACCGATGCCGCGATCATCGAAGGGCTGGGCCTGTCGGTCACCGATGGCACTGCCGGCGCAGATGCCGAACGCCCGTCCGCACAGGGGTATGACGCTGCGGTGATCAGGGTCTATGTGCGCAATACCGGCACCAGCGGTTACCGCTCCAACGATGCTGAAACCGGCGCGAACCCGGTGCATCTGAACCCTCGCACAGGTAATGTCTGGGGCGCCGAAGACCCTTGCAATGTTGTGCCTGACCTTAATCCGGTTTGCGCCGATGATGGCCAGTTGGGCGGGCCGCAGGCCCCCGCTTTGGGCCTGTTGTTCGGGGGGGCATTCCCTTGGGAAACCGATGCGCTGTCCTTCACCGCCATGGCGGCTGCGCAGTCATGGGACATTTTCCCCACGCTGGACACCCTTCAGGCGGTCATGGACGAAGTGGGTGCGGACCGCACCATTCTTGCCATCGATTTCCGCAATCCCTATGTCATTGATGCCGAAAGCGGCTTGCGCGACGCGGGTGCGCTGCTGGCAACCTTCGGTGTGAATGATGCGGCGCTGATGGATGTGCTGACAGGTGGTTTTGCGCCTGTGGGGCGCATGCCCTTCGCGCTGGCTGAAAACCTTGATGCGGTGATCAACAACCATTCCGATGCGCCCGGCTACCCCGAAGGCGACACGCTGTTTCCGTATGGTCATGGCTTGAGCTACCAATAG
- a CDS encoding TRAP transporter large permease subunit, translated as MPHPQTDILPRKPVIDVVLHRVTRPLAFAGVLGMLAVAAITVIAVGLRWSGLGGLAAMNEITGMLFAVAIAATLPAATAQRVHLRIDLLGGMMGPRVRRMMDFLGSVLLLLFVTLLAREVYAYSGRLISGGRTTTILGWPVGQFVRAVGVLLWATVAVQAVICALDLRRMALRAPAGNAGDDSACDAACDAASGGRTHPLVWGLLLGTAVAVAWLVWWGWGDFRGMSRVVTSAPLASVGVGFALLWAALLLLFPVSAVMGVMGLVGTALFLNWRPAWSVLSSETVGFVTNPQVAALPLFLLMGSFAMVAGLSDDVYRLARAGLGRFRGGLALATVGGCAGFGAVTGSSLATVATFGRISLPQMRAAGYSPALASGTVAAGGTLGALIPPSAPIILFALLTEASIGQLFVAAVIPGLMAAALYMGTIALVVRMTPGAAPLPQPGPPGELRAAFAKAGPVSVLFGTVIGGLYAGVFTATESAAVGAIGAFVMALWRGKLNRREILSVMGETTAITAMIYMLIFGALVFSFFVGASQLPETLTRMVGALDVTPLLIIAILLVMYLLLGSVMDSFAIMIITVPIVTPLILGMGYDLIWWGIIMLVVVETGLITPPFGVNLFVIRSVQPDVPLGTVFKGALPFVLSDFLRLAVLVLFPALVLWLPSQM; from the coding sequence ATGCCACATCCGCAAACAGATATCCTGCCGCGCAAGCCGGTGATTGATGTCGTGCTGCACCGCGTCACCCGCCCGCTGGCCTTCGCGGGGGTTCTGGGCATGCTTGCGGTGGCGGCCATCACTGTGATTGCGGTCGGGCTGCGCTGGTCGGGTCTGGGCGGTCTGGCGGCGATGAACGAAATAACCGGCATGCTGTTTGCCGTGGCCATTGCCGCGACGCTGCCTGCGGCCACTGCGCAACGGGTGCATCTGCGCATCGACCTGCTGGGGGGTATGATGGGGCCGCGGGTGCGGCGCATGATGGATTTTCTGGGGTCAGTGCTGCTTTTGCTGTTTGTGACGCTGCTGGCCCGCGAGGTTTACGCCTATTCGGGGCGGCTGATTTCGGGGGGGCGGACGACAACCATTCTGGGCTGGCCGGTGGGCCAGTTTGTGCGCGCGGTGGGGGTCCTGCTTTGGGCCACTGTGGCTGTGCAGGCGGTGATCTGCGCGCTGGATTTGCGCCGCATGGCGCTGCGCGCGCCTGCCGGGAACGCGGGCGATGATTCTGCCTGTGACGCTGCCTGTGATGCGGCCAGCGGCGGGCGCACGCATCCGCTGGTCTGGGGGCTGCTGCTGGGCACGGCTGTGGCGGTGGCATGGCTTGTGTGGTGGGGCTGGGGGGATTTTCGCGGCATGTCGCGCGTGGTGACCAGCGCCCCGCTTGCCTCTGTCGGGGTGGGGTTTGCGTTGCTTTGGGCGGCGCTGCTGTTGTTGTTTCCGGTCTCGGCGGTGATGGGGGTGATGGGGCTGGTGGGCACCGCGCTGTTTCTGAACTGGCGGCCGGCATGGTCGGTGCTGTCATCGGAAACGGTGGGGTTTGTGACAAATCCGCAAGTGGCCGCGCTGCCGCTGTTTTTGCTGATGGGCAGTTTTGCCATGGTCGCGGGCCTGTCGGATGATGTGTACCGTCTGGCGCGCGCGGGTCTGGGGCGCTTTCGCGGCGGGCTGGCGCTGGCCACGGTCGGGGGCTGTGCGGGCTTTGGCGCGGTCACCGGATCATCGCTGGCCACAGTTGCCACATTCGGGCGGATTTCGCTGCCGCAGATGCGCGCGGCAGGCTATTCCCCCGCGCTGGCATCAGGGACCGTTGCGGCGGGCGGCACGCTGGGCGCGCTGATCCCGCCATCCGCGCCGATCATCCTGTTTGCCCTGCTGACGGAAGCCAGCATCGGCCAGCTGTTTGTCGCCGCAGTCATTCCCGGCCTGATGGCAGCGGCGTTGTATATGGGCACAATCGCACTGGTCGTGCGCATGACCCCCGGCGCCGCGCCCTTGCCCCAACCCGGCCCGCCGGGCGAATTGCGCGCAGCATTTGCCAAGGCCGGTCCCGTCAGCGTGCTGTTCGGCACCGTCATCGGGGGGCTTTATGCAGGCGTGTTCACGGCCACGGAATCCGCAGCGGTCGGTGCCATCGGGGCGTTTGTCATGGCGCTGTGGCGCGGCAAGCTGAACCGGCGTGAAATTCTGTCGGTGATGGGCGAGACCACTGCGATCACCGCCATGATCTATATGCTGATCTTCGGCGCATTGGTGTTTTCTTTCTTCGTGGGGGCCAGCCAGCTGCCCGAGACACTGACGCGGATGGTCGGCGCACTGGATGTCACACCGCTGCTGATCATCGCAATTTTGCTGGTGATGTATCTGCTGCTTGGGTCAGTGATGGACAGTTTCGCCATCATGATCATCACGGTCCCCATCGTCACGCCGCTGATCCTTGGCATGGGCTATGACCTGATCTGGTGGGGCATCATCATGCTGGTGGTGGTGGAAACCGGCCTGATCACGCCGCCTTTCGGGGTCAATCTGTTCGTTATCCGCTCGGTCCAGCCGGATGTGCCGCTGGGCACAGTGTTCAAAGGGGCGCTGCCCTTCGTGCTGTCCGATTTCCTGCGGCTTGCGGTGCTGGTGCTGTTTCCGGCGCTGGTGCTGTGGCTGCCATCACAAATGTAG
- a CDS encoding methionine gamma-lyase, translated as MTHDKGFATRAIHLGYNPLDHEGALTPPLHLTSTFAFETAQAGGEIFAGERAGHVYSRISNPTLDLLERRMAALEGAEAGLALASGMGAVSSVLWTLLSPGDEVIVDKTLYGCTFSFMHHGLRKFGITITHVDMTDPANLAAAMTDRTRVVYFETPANPNMRLVDIAAVSEVAHAGGAQVIVDNTYATPYLTRPIALGADLVVHSATKYLGGHGDLVAGIVVGRAEQVSEIRLVGMKDMTGAVMAPFNAMLVLRGLKTLALRMERHCASAQVVADWLDAHPDVSKVHYPGLKSFGQHALACRQMAQPGAMIAFELTGGLDAGRRMMNNLRMIARAVSLGDAETLIQHPASMTHSTYTAEERATHGISDGLIRLSVGLEDVSDILDDLDTALAPEHAARIA; from the coding sequence ATGACCCATGACAAAGGCTTTGCCACCCGCGCCATCCATCTTGGCTACAACCCGCTGGACCACGAAGGCGCGCTGACCCCACCGTTGCACCTGACATCAACCTTCGCCTTTGAAACCGCCCAGGCGGGGGGCGAAATCTTTGCCGGTGAGCGTGCAGGGCATGTCTATTCGCGCATATCAAACCCGACGCTGGATTTGCTGGAACGCCGCATGGCCGCCCTTGAAGGGGCAGAGGCGGGGCTGGCGCTGGCATCGGGTATGGGCGCGGTATCATCGGTGCTGTGGACGCTGCTGTCGCCCGGCGACGAAGTGATCGTCGACAAGACGCTTTATGGCTGCACCTTTTCGTTCATGCATCACGGGCTGCGCAAATTCGGCATCACGATCACGCATGTGGACATGACAGACCCCGCCAATCTGGCGGCTGCGATGACGGACCGCACACGCGTGGTCTATTTTGAAACACCCGCCAACCCCAACATGCGACTGGTAGACATTGCCGCCGTGTCTGAAGTCGCCCATGCGGGCGGGGCGCAGGTGATCGTGGACAACACCTATGCCACCCCATATCTGACCCGCCCCATCGCATTGGGGGCCGATCTGGTCGTGCATTCGGCCACGAAATACCTGGGCGGGCATGGTGATCTGGTGGCCGGTATCGTGGTCGGACGCGCCGAGCAGGTCAGCGAAATCCGGCTGGTGGGTATGAAGGATATGACCGGCGCGGTGATGGCCCCTTTTAATGCAATGCTGGTGCTGCGCGGATTGAAAACGCTGGCCTTGCGAATGGAACGGCATTGCGCATCAGCGCAAGTGGTAGCTGACTGGCTGGACGCGCATCCTGATGTCAGCAAGGTCCACTATCCGGGGCTGAAAAGTTTCGGACAACACGCGCTGGCCTGCCGGCAGATGGCACAGCCCGGCGCGATGATCGCATTCGAATTGACAGGCGGGCTGGATGCAGGGCGGCGCATGATGAACAATCTGCGCATGATCGCGCGTGCCGTGTCGCTGGGGGATGCGGAAACGCTGATCCAGCATCCGGCATCGATGACCCATTCCACCTATACAGCGGAAGAACGCGCAACCCATGGCATCAGCGACGGGTTGATACGCCTGTCGGTCGGGCTGGAAGATGTGTCCGACATACTGGACGATCTGGACACCGCGCTTGCCCCCGAACACGCAGCGCGCATAGCCTGA
- a CDS encoding VOC family protein — protein sequence MSLDGTGLEIRRRDDPSLPPALKTGNMLRLQVLGVVDQAALDAVAAELGRDRQVLRLADGSLRCHDDQGFALSFRISTRTTPDMPAEKVNAPGDYGRKPNEIGVSESMPAKPRTLSHIVLFVPDIDGAVAFYRDRLGFRITDTLTGAGPFLRPQANPDHHTHFFIRTPPYMQGCEHLAFHMGGPTELMVAGSRMMEQGFESFWGPGRHKFGSNWFWYFKSPLGCNVEFDADMDIHDDDWAPREAPMGPEASQAFLMQWRKKWAPTGGPKAD from the coding sequence ATGTCGCTCGATGGCACCGGCCTTGAAATCCGCCGCCGCGACGACCCGTCGCTGCCGCCCGCGCTGAAGACCGGCAACATGCTGCGCCTGCAGGTGCTGGGCGTGGTGGATCAGGCCGCACTGGACGCGGTCGCGGCGGAACTGGGCCGTGACCGGCAGGTGCTGCGGCTGGCCGACGGATCGCTGCGCTGCCACGACGATCAGGGGTTCGCGCTGTCCTTCCGCATAAGCACCCGCACCACGCCGGACATGCCCGCCGAGAAGGTCAACGCACCCGGCGATTATGGCCGCAAGCCCAATGAAATTGGCGTGTCCGAAAGCATGCCCGCCAAACCCCGCACCCTGTCGCATATCGTGCTGTTCGTGCCCGATATCGACGGTGCGGTGGCGTTCTACCGCGACCGGCTGGGGTTTCGCATCACCGACACGCTGACCGGCGCAGGCCCCTTCCTGCGCCCGCAGGCCAACCCCGACCACCACACGCATTTCTTCATCCGCACACCGCCCTATATGCAGGGCTGCGAACATCTGGCCTTCCATATGGGGGGACCGACCGAATTGATGGTCGCAGGCAGCCGCATGATGGAGCAGGGGTTCGAGTCGTTCTGGGGACCGGGGCGGCACAAATTCGGGTCGAACTGGTTTTGGTATTTCAAAAGCCCGCTTGGCTGCAACGTGGAATTCGACGCCGATATGGACATTCATGACGATGACTGGGCCCCGCGCGAAGCCCCCATGGGACCAGAAGCCTCGCAGGCCTTCCTCATGCAATGGCGCAAGAAATGGGCGCCCACCGGCGGGCCGAAAGCAGACTGA
- a CDS encoding prolyl oligopeptidase family serine peptidase, whose translation MFRYFPTNYVWDLSVNLAIEMGGRMGEIAEMCAPLTEAAKAPDADGTRAFRESWEKMANRLEGLAQDDLARGRTLSASTKLMRAANYLIIAERMQAHGSDGRLALYRHHLATFYQALSLGRGGAYRVEIPYQGKHLSGIFMPAEGVTGPQPVLIQVNGFDSTKEMRYMAQLPGLLAKRGIASLVLDQPGTGEALRLQNLTARHDAEHWATPVYDWLAARADVDAARIGIEGVSLGGYYAPRAVAFEPRFACGISWGANHDWRDVQKRRLEREGDFPRPALLGACRLGVRRERH comes from the coding sequence ATGTTCAGATACTTTCCAACCAATTATGTCTGGGACCTGTCGGTCAATCTGGCCATCGAAATGGGCGGCCGGATGGGCGAGATCGCCGAGATGTGCGCGCCCCTGACCGAGGCCGCGAAAGCCCCCGATGCCGATGGCACGCGCGCCTTCCGCGAAAGCTGGGAGAAGATGGCCAACCGGCTGGAAGGGCTGGCACAGGATGATCTGGCGCGCGGGCGCACGCTGTCGGCCAGCACCAAGCTGATGCGCGCGGCCAATTACCTGATCATCGCCGAGCGGATGCAGGCGCATGGATCGGACGGGCGGCTGGCGCTGTATCGCCACCATCTGGCAACCTTCTATCAGGCGCTCTCGCTGGGGCGCGGCGGTGCGTATCGTGTGGAAATCCCCTATCAGGGCAAGCATCTGTCGGGGATTTTCATGCCCGCCGAAGGGGTCACTGGCCCGCAGCCGGTCTTGATACAGGTCAACGGTTTCGACAGCACCAAGGAAATGCGCTACATGGCGCAACTGCCCGGACTTCTGGCCAAACGCGGCATCGCGTCCCTGGTGCTGGACCAGCCCGGCACCGGCGAGGCGCTGCGCCTGCAAAACCTGACCGCGCGCCACGATGCCGAGCATTGGGCCACCCCCGTCTATGACTGGCTGGCCGCGCGCGCCGATGTGGACGCCGCCCGCATCGGTATCGAAGGGGTGTCGCTGGGCGGGTATTACGCCCCGCGCGCCGTCGCGTTCGAGCCGCGCTTTGCCTGCGGCATCAGCTGGGGGGCAAACCATGACTGGCGCGATGTGCAAAAACGCCGTCTGGAACGCGAAGGCGATTTCCCCCGTCCCGCATTACTGGGCGCATGCCGCCTGGGTGTTCGGCGCGAAAGACATTGA